Proteins from a single region of Hyphomicrobiales bacterium:
- a CDS encoding paraquat-inducible protein A, with amino-acid sequence MRLVLPLLLLIAAFSFGLGLTLPLARFEKLYFFEETPTLLQIVSGLAEGDDWVLAVVIGAFSIVFPAFKLVLLFFTAFGNGRGRSLGALAAVSKWSMMDVMVVALAIFAAKTTGLAAAVTLPGIWFYAAATLCSAIAAALLGAKR; translated from the coding sequence ATGCGCTTGGTGCTTCCCCTCTTGCTGCTGATTGCGGCGTTTTCGTTCGGCCTCGGGCTGACGCTGCCATTGGCGCGGTTCGAGAAGCTCTATTTCTTCGAGGAAACGCCGACGCTGCTGCAGATCGTTTCGGGGCTCGCGGAGGGTGACGACTGGGTTCTGGCGGTCGTCATCGGCGCCTTTTCAATCGTCTTTCCCGCCTTCAAGCTGGTGCTTCTGTTCTTCACAGCCTTCGGCAACGGGCGCGGACGCTCGCTCGGTGCGCTCGCCGCCGTCTCCAAATGGTCGATGATGGACGTGATGGTGGTGGCGCTGGCGATCTTTGCCGCCAAGACGACGGGACTGGCCGCGGCCGTCACCCTGCCGGGCATCTGGTTCTACGCCGCCGCGACCTTGTGCTCGGCGATCGCCGCCGCGCTTCTCGGGGCGAAAAGGTAG